The following is a genomic window from Prunus persica cultivar Lovell chromosome G7, Prunus_persica_NCBIv2, whole genome shotgun sequence.
AACAGTCTCGGAACTCTTTGGATTGAGGCATTTTGGCATATTCTACAATTTCATGTCATTAGGGAATCCTCTAGGcgcatttcttttttcaggtCTCCTAGCAGGGTACGTATATGATAATGAAGCAGCAAAGCAGCATGGGAGTAATAATATCTATGGGACAAATGTCTCCTGCTTGGGTCCAAATTGCTTTAGGCTGACCTTCCTTGTTCTGGCAGCTGTCTGTGGCGTGGGTACCATCTTGAGCATTGTTCTGTCTATAAGGATAAAGCCTGTTTACCAAATGCTTTATGCTGGGGGTTCCTTCAGGGTACCGCAAAGTACAAACCATTAAGAACAATGTGTGGTGAGTGGAAGTTCAACTGTCCAAGGAGCCATCCTATATACTCCTTGAAGGTCTTGCGCATATTGGTAGAACTGTTGGAGATCTCGAAACTCCCATCAATGGAGTCCATGTTTGGGCACCAATAGGATCTACGCATGCCAAGGCTCGATCTTATTTGTACTTTTGTTGGTTACAATACTAATATGCAATATTTCAGGTGCTGTATACAAAGCTGCAGTTTGAGACTTATTATAGCTCTTGAGTGCCTCCTATGAACTACATGGTAAGTACTGAGCAGTAAATTAGATAAGAAAGTTGTGGCATTTACTTACTTCAACGTCAAATGCGTCAAGAGTCGATGTTGTGTCCTTCTCGGTGAAGTTATCATATAATTATCAACAGCACTCTGCCCTCCGGCATCAGTGAAGACTACGATACCTATAAGGGGTTCCTTTGGCATCATGAGGACATGTATGATGTCGCTCAGGGATGATTACGAAATTCAGTTATAGGTTTCAATAATTGTTTGGATTGAATGAATTTAGCTGCTTGGTTGGAAGTGGATGATGGATAGATATGACAGTTAAATATGTTGTAGtgtttaatattttgttgGGTGGCAATTATTCTCCATGTGTTGTTGAAGTCGACTAGTTAATGCAAAAGTACAAATCTCATAACAAGAGTCTGTCTGAATCATGGAAGTTTGCTGTAAAGCTAGTCCCGATTGCAATCAAATGCCATTAAGTTCACTGATTGATAGATGATAGGAACTCAACCCAGAATTTGCCCCAATGAAGGCATACATACATGGCTGAAGTGAAGAAAACTACAAATAAACATTGGACAAATCAACCAGTAAATATATTTAGGGCTTTCTTTTCCATCTGAAGATAAATGAGAGTACCTCAAACTGAGGAAATAATCCACGAACTTTAACGAACACACCGAAAAATGGTCAAGTCCAGGCCACTCTGTCTGAACATgcgtcttttcctttttcacacGAACAAAAATGGTTGCAAATACTAGGAGTGCAGAGAGAAACTATCAAGTGGGTTTCATATCCTGAAACAGTGCAGTCCAAAGTGAATGATCATCGTAATCAACATCGTCAACCCTTTCCTTCTCATATGGAGTGCAAAAATTTGGGCTCACAACAAGTCTTCCATCCAGAGGACCAGACAGCCTTGGACTTTTGTTTGAGACCATGAGCCTCTCATGTGTTCTTCCCTGCAAAGGCCCAGACAACTTAGGGCTCCTAGTAGTTTCAACCAACAGCCTCTCTGGTGCCCTTCCATTCACATCCGAAGGACCTGTAAGTCTTGGGCTTCTATTTGTATACATCAACCTCTCATGAACCTTCCCATCCAACGGCCCAGATAGCTTCAAGCTCctatgattattattattattattattattggcCATCAATCTCTCTTGGACTCTCCCATCCAAAGGTCCAGAAAGCGCCATGCTTCTAGTTTTGAACATTACTGGCTTCTCTTCCTTCACCTCCCCATTGACAGTGGCCTTGTGTTTCCTCAACAAAGCTCCTCTCCAATGGTCTTGATACCTAGCTGCCCCCTCACCCGCATCCTTAAGAGACAGGTCCTCGTGAAAAACCCACTTGTTAAAGTACTTGCTGAAGCACTTCTTGGTTCTGATAAGCGCCCAGCTTAGCGTTGAAAGCGACCTTGGGTGGCCTCCTAATCCACTCCTCTCCTTCTTGGCAAGCTTGAGTATCTCTAGCCTGTGTTTGGCCACAGAAATCCCCATGCTCTGCAGAAACTCATGGTCGAAGTAACTCACGTCCTCGAATTGCAGCTCGTTGCGAGAGAAGGCGAGGCCATACTCGTAGATAAGCGATGGATCAAGACCAGTTTTTGACAGCCATGAGAACCAGTCCATTATATAAAAGTGATGTTATGTTATGTGAtgcaaaatttatatatgtgaGGTGAGGTTGTGGTTTGGAGACatacaaatattattataagaagaagGGAGGAAGGAGATGATAAGGGAAGGGAAGTGAAAACGGATAAgcccaattaattaatgtggTGGGTAAGTTGCTATTCATTTTGGAAGTTAATGATGGGGGCCTCCTCCCTCCCTCCTTCCCTCTAATTTCTCTCTGTGGAAAATTTGGATGGTTGCTGGAGACTGATTGTGACATTAGCAATATCCTGGAAGTTGGAGCATCAACACTTGAACGACCTCGTGACCTAAAGATCCCAAATGAGTTTCTTTCACTGAACAGGTTAAAAGTTTGAGTTAAGAGACAAAGCTTACGCAGCAAAGAGTAAATGTTGCCAAAATACaacagaagagaagagagtttGAGTGTGAGTGTGACAGTGGGCAGGTAAATACTAAATGATTGGTGATAAATTAGGGACCCAAAATTAAGGGAGCAGTTAGCATATTAAATTCGATAACCTACTGCGCCTTTGCCTTTATGAAACCAATAAGAGCAGAGCAAAGTTCAAAGCACTAGATTTCACGGGCCCCAATCACTTTTAGCCTCACTGTTTAGTATTTTACCTGCTCACTTTACTCGTGATCTTGTGTCTGTCACCCAAAATCGTTAAAGAGATATGACTACACTTAACAACCTACTACAAAATCTACAATatttaaacattaaaatatacttaaaaagtatagccgcccggctatactcttaaaAGTATAGTCACcccctatactatttaaatattcaaataaatttaaacagtatagccgcccggctatactctttacaCATTAAAATATATCTTCAAATATATTCACCCTTCTACGCACAAGGCTTGAGTCGCATTTCCAAACAAAGTGTCAAGACATCCAAGAGAATAtttctgaaagaaagaaaaggaagatacAATCAAAACTTTGATTACTAATCCAAGCAGCAAGCAGCAAGAGGAAACTTCTAAGTCAGCCTCAGCACCATTTCTTGAAGAAGAGCTCGCTTCTGCACTGCACTTATTACATGGTTGGTCTCAGCATTCTCAACAACACCAGTGAATCAGTGATAATGGCAGCTGCATGACCAAGTGGCTCCTCATCAGCCCTCTTCAACATGAAGGCCTgcacaacacaaccagatgaGACAATATGACAAACTAGAGAAAGGTTTATCTATAAACTGATTGTCATTGGAAGAGAATCTATAGGAACTAGTGCAAGTAAAGCCTAAATTTCATGAAACAAATCAACATCCTTttgtccagagagagagagagagagagagagagagagagacctggcCATGATGGGATATAGCCAATGTACATGGTTGCTGAAACCAGGCCAGGCcccagaccaaaaaaaaaatttatttccttttttccttacAGAAGAAATCCAAATAACAGTAacagtattttatttatacagaCTGAAAAATCAGAAGACAGTAAAGATGTAAAGCCAAACCCATTgacaatatttttcataataaaCAACAAACCAATTGATAACTGACCCAATACAACCGAGTAAGACTAGGGGTACAAAACTAATGTGAGCTGATTTGAGAACTTTGTTGAAGCCATAACTCAAGTCAATAACTATAGACATACTAAGAACCTGAGAACCAGAAAAATCCAACCAAAATACAGCACTCCAACTAACTGCTCAGAGTTATCCCATTTATAAACCAGATGATCACAATTACTTACCAAGATAGTAGTTGATAAACTTAGGCGATTGGAGCTGCTTTCCCCTGTTGATTTATAATTGCTACCTTCCAACGATCAAGAATGGTTACTGCAACATGCTCTATGTGGTGCAAAACGGTGCAAAGGCCTCCTTGTCTCTCCACTGAGCCCAAACCACCTCCCCATGACAAAACTCTAGCCAGATCATTCCATGTTCCGACAGGTAGAATAGCAACTGGAGGAGGAGACACAAAGTTTTGCTTTTCTATGGAATTCAGAACCCAACCAACAGTACCATCTCCCCCACAAACAAGAACTCTGAAGTGCGGCACCTTTCTGAATAAATAAAGACACACCTCCGGTCCTTGTGTTGAGCTCAGCTCAAAAACCTACATGAAACACAAAAACATGCAACAATTAAGCAACAATATATGATACATCACAAATATTAATAGAGAATAGGTTCACCAAGTACTCCATAGAAATCAACTGAAAATAGAGCCCAGCATGTGATGTTCATAATCATCAGCAATTAGAATGTACTGTTAGGACTTCCTGTTTCACTAAGGGGCTAAACTAGCAaatcttaatttttcaacCCCACAGAGATTTAAACCTTAAGCCTTATGGTAATAACCTTACTTGGCtcatttgaaaagaaaagaaggggaAATCTTTTTTACACCACAGAAATTTAAACCTTAAACCTTACTTAAAGACCTCACTTGGCTAAACAAAGAAGGCAAATGTATTTTTCCAACTAATCAAGATGGtaaagaaatcaaacctgaACAGGATTAAGAAGAATATTCAATCGATGCCTCAGTGAATTCACACGCTAAGCCCCACTCCTCTTGGTGACAAATCAATCAACTCGTATTTTTGTTTCATCCCTAAAACCTGAGACTCATCATTCTTATTGCTCGACGAGTTCCTTTTGAAACTAGGCTTAGAATCCAATTTCCTATCTACATCACCATCTTGGTGCTGCAAATCCACATTTACAGTACCATTACAGTTTTCCTCAATTCATGAGAACCATTAACAGCTTGATGAGTATCAGCTGTGCTTTCTGTGGACATATCCCCAGTAGTACTACCGCTATTTCCCGTGTCAACAGAGGTTTCATTTCCATGCTTGGACTTGTTGCTCTGACTCCTAATATCTACGTATTATTCTAGTCAATgatcaaaattttatatttctcaCAGTTACTAAGCATCATTCATTTTCTCTCCCTCAACACTCGTAGGACTTCATGGAAGATTATGAGGTAATTGTGCCTTTTCAGTCTCTTCAAGCTCTAGGATGCCATGTTGATGCAGTTTTCCCCAAGAAGAAAGCTGGTGAAATCTGTGCAACTGCTGTCCATGATTTTGCAGGTGACCAAACATACAGTGAGAAGCCAGGCCATAATTTCACACAACCTTCAGCAGACTCTGTCGCCCTCTTAATCTGCCATCACAACTTTGTGCCATTAGCCTTCGAAACACTTAACGTACATCAAGTATAGAAATTATTCAACAAAACCGATATCTATCAAAAAAACCTATGACAATGGCCAATTACcaatgaagaaattgaaagtttTCTAAGACAGAGGAAAAAGGAACATGAACACAGAGAAGAACCTTGGCTCAGCTAAAGGCATCCTGCCTTATAATATAGATGGTGAGACAAAACACGCTTTACGATAAACAATCTAGTCTTTAACTACCTAATAATACCTCAGCACTAATCTTTGCCATAATTTGTTTCAAAGGCCAAGATGCTATCCTTACAGACAgaaacaacaaatttttaaaaaagacaatCAACAGCACCTCTAGCAGGCAAGTTACTTTGCAATAACGAACTCCTTTCATGTCTGCACCTATTTCTAAATTCTAACTCGGAAAATTTGTCACTGTTCCATTGAGCATCATATAGTTCTAGTTTCATGAACACTCCTACAAGCAGTCCACTACACAAACTGGTTCACATTATCATTTTGATAATGAGATATGGCAACAGGAGCGATGTTGTATAACAAAATCAGTTCAAATCACATAACCCAAATTTGGTCCACAACTAGCAACTCAAGTTCAAGCCCAAAATCTAAAGACCCCAAAATTTTGAACTAAAACTGCaaacaagaagagaaaattgtaaCCCCAGgactaattttcattttctccctACCATTTCTTAACAAGATCCAGTAGTAATTTTACAGAAAGAAATCACCTGAAGAACAAAGAACATACAGGGTCGAGAGCATGGTGCTCAAAGCCATAATCAGCTCCCAAAGAGTAAAAGTACAGACTTTGACACTTGTTCAAATCTGAACTTGAGGGTCGAGGTCTTTTAAGAGTCattatatattgttatttttgcCCCTGTCTATATATTGAGAGGAAAACAAATCTGAACTtatcttaaccacttgagctagAAGccttttgaatatatattgtttctCACATTACTTATTTCCCCAAATCACAATTTGGCacatttgtaaaaaaaaaatttatcaacaacacaaagaaaaatatttgcaCACCTATCAAACTGAATTTGGCAGGAAAATAGGAGGCAAATTCCCACCATAAAAGCTTGAAATACTTAGCCAAATAATTGGTGAGCAGAACAACAGCCATGTTGCATTACTTTCAAAATGCCTATAGACCATTTACTATTCAAAACCAGATATTACGaaactgaaaaggaaaatgcaggGGCTGTATATCTCAGTAGCATACTAGCAAATCATGTTAATGAATCACAAAACTGCAACTCAATCAGCTTAATCAGCTAGTTTCCCTCCGGCATTCATGGGTAAAGAGAAATCTCATATACCTGTAATGCATCATGTATGCTGCTGCCACTGGTTTGACTCAAAAGGAAGCAGAGCGGGTGAGCCTTGGCTTGGCTATCTTCTTGTCCTCTTCAAGAGGGATTAGTGAAAGATTGGCTGGGTTCTCGATCATCAGTTTAGCTACCAGATACCCTGAGATGCTCCAGGTCTGGTACTTCCTCGCTTGCTTCCTGACATATCTCCCTGCCTTGCTGTCATAGTATTCTTGCCACCTGCTTTTGAGAGCCGCTGCTCCACCTATTCAGTTGCTCTCTTAGCAGTCCGAGGCCGCCCCGTCTTGATACATGCTGCAGTAAGCAACCACAGCAGTGCTACAAGACAGATGCAACAACATTAACCAATTGTTTTAGAAGAACAAACACATAAGTCAGAATTCTGTGAACAAGCATCAAAATATCATGAATAACACAACCATTTGGCACGCTTTCCCAAATTACATTCAGAAATGTATCCCACAACATTTATATACCCAAAGATTTCGATTGGAAAAGTGGTTACAATCAGCAAATAAAgatgtttaaaataaaagatacgATGTCAGGTAAGTAGTGCTTGTAGCCTAAGTTtactaaataaaaacaataactaGCCTACTCGCATAAAGTGGGTACTAATGTTCATGAAATGTAATTGAAAGGTCTCAGTCGAATAGAAGTATCAATAGGCTTCAAGTAGAAAAATAGAACTGCAAATTGTAATATCAAGCAAACAGACACAGGGGACATTATCCGAAAGATTTACAAATCAACGGAAACTAACAAAACCAGCCTTGAGCCACCAATATTTAAGCAAAAACCTTTATACTTTAATGATGAAAATGACTACGAGAGGTgctaaaatgaataaatatagCATGTAACAGAGACAAATCAAAACAAgacatgaacaaaaagaacagaaaagataaagagcTAATGCAAATAGCACACTGTGATAACACCATCTCCATGAGACTTACTTGGCCAAGAGCCACCATTGTGATAACTCCATGAAACTTCTCTGGGTTATCTGTTGTTGTTCGGAAATCTTCTTTACAAGTTAAATCCATGAACATACTCACTCATATTGTTAATATTATGGAATAAATGGcctaggcgggcgctaggcAGGCTAGGCTGGGGCTAGGCGGGCTAGGCAGTCTAGGCGGTTGCTAGGCGGTCCTtaggcgggcgctaggcgggCTAGGCGGTTGCTAGGAGGTCCAGGCGGGCTAGGCTGGGGCCAGGCGGGCTAGGCAGGCTAGGCGGTTGCTAGGAGGTctaggcgggcgctaggcggtctaggcgggcgctaggcgggCTAGGCTGGGGCTAGGCGGGCTAGGCAGGCTAGGCGGTCACAAGGCGGTCGGTAGGATCATCAATGGTGAAAAAGTTGAAACGCGGTGTATTGGTAGGGAAAATAGGAGGGCTTTGTAGCACGCCACCGCCAATTTGGAGACTTGACGAGTGTTACTATCAACaagacaacaacaacaaaccctGCTCTGAATTTCTCCCACAACTCTTCAGAATTTCATCCAGTTTTGGGTTCAGACAATAATTCTTCGGAATTTTACGACGATGATGACAATGACGAAGAAGATGGTGGTGGCTGGGAGCGTGGTAcagtttaaaatattctatttaaatagtatagccgaacggctatacttttaacatattctatttatagagtatagccggccggctatacatttagaatattctatttatattCGGCTATACTCTTCAACACATTCCATTTATAGAGTcccgccgcgcggctatactgttacaaattctatttatagagtatagccgaacggctatactttttaacATATTCTATTCCTTTGTCCATCTGAGAGTTGAGTCTAaccaatttctctctctccctctctctctcaaatacCAAGAAAATGGCGAAAGGCGAACGCAGGGTGTTGTTGGTATTGGGGGACTACGTGGAAGACTACGAGGCGATGGTTCCATTTTAAGCACTGCAGGAATATGGAGTGTCCGTTGATGCCGTCTGTCCTGGCAAGAAAGCAGGTGATATCTGTCGCACAGCCATTCATCAACTTTCTCCTACTCACCAGGTCACCCACCTCTGCTtcttttgccttttcctttttctatttttaatgaatatcgTTTTCTTTAGCCTCATTACATCACTTGAGCACTGTCAATTGGTCTTTTCCATGCTCTGTAATTAAGCACACTCAATTAGATTGAAGATTGAATGCTTACTTCACTTGAATTTGTAAgcccaaaacaagaaatttgtCTCAAAGATTGCAGTGCTTACAATTCTCACATATGGGATTATGATTCCTCCTCTAAAATTTGGAATCTGTTGGGACTGGAAATTAGTTTGTCAGTTTACGAACGAACATCACACTTTCAAGTTTAGTTTTTTGCATCAGCCAATCTTTGGTAGCCTTAATTATAGACAAAATGAATAAGTTATATTGTTGATTAGAGCCACTCTATTAGATTGACAAATAGCAATCCGTAGGTTATAGTTCTAGGTTGTGTGGACAGCGAGACTAAAGTAAGCTCAAACAAGAACACATGTTAGGAGTTTTGTTAGAATGCTTCCTCATTCATTATGAGCTAGAGAACCAACCTGTATTGTGCTTGTTCTGGGGACAAGACAGCATGAACAAATTCTTGGCTCCAACGTCACTGCGTACACCATattcaataaacaaaattgcaTTAGTGCCCTCGTCTCTAAGTGATAATAATCTGACAATGGGCTACCTAGGTTTGCTGAATCGTGATCTGTGTTTAATTTACAAATCTTCTAATGCTACATGTCTTTCTGGTCCCCctttgttttaatatgttttttggttttctgta
Proteins encoded in this region:
- the LOC18771234 gene encoding uncharacterized protein LOC18771234, which translates into the protein MDWFSWLSKTGLDPSLIYEYGLAFSRNELQFEDVSYFDHEFLQSMGISVAKHRLEILKLAKKERSGLGGHPRSLSTLSWALIRTKKCFSKYFNKWVFHEDLSLKDAGEGAARYQDHWRGALLRKHKATVNGEVKEEKPVMFKTRSMALSGPLDGRVQERLMANNNNNNNNHRSLKLSGPLDGKVHERLMYTNRSPRLTGPSDVNGRAPERLLVETTRSPKLSGPLQGRTHERLMVSNKSPRLSGPLDGRLVVSPNFCTPYEKERVDDVDYDDHSLWTALFQDMKPT